The following are encoded in a window of Magnetospirillum sp. WYHS-4 genomic DNA:
- a CDS encoding ATP-binding cassette domain-containing protein: MDREDVEIKVTGLFKAFEENRVLQGVDLEIRRGEIVALVGGSGCGKTVLINHVLGLLAPDAGQVMVADHGRPGAPLTDLGALDEAERDRIHTHWGVVFQRNALFSGSVLDNIGLWLTEVRNLAPEGIPPIARRVLDAVALPSDPAFLDSPVEGLSGGMAKRLAIARALAMDPKVMFYDEPTTGLDPTSATQIQDLILATHQADGGFRTTVIITHDKDLLLRLAPRVVMLHEGRVFFDGPFAGFHGSASPVIRPYFDLMPVLHGGPGGAV; encoded by the coding sequence ATGGACCGCGAAGATGTCGAAATCAAGGTCACGGGACTTTTCAAGGCTTTCGAGGAAAACCGGGTGCTGCAGGGAGTCGACCTGGAGATCCGGCGGGGCGAGATCGTCGCCCTGGTGGGCGGGTCGGGCTGCGGCAAGACGGTGCTTATCAACCACGTGCTGGGCCTGCTGGCGCCCGACGCGGGCCAAGTCATGGTCGCCGACCACGGCCGGCCCGGCGCGCCGCTCACCGACCTGGGCGCCCTGGACGAGGCGGAACGCGACCGCATTCATACCCATTGGGGGGTGGTGTTCCAGCGCAACGCCCTGTTTTCCGGGTCGGTACTGGACAACATCGGGCTCTGGCTGACCGAGGTGCGCAACCTGGCGCCCGAGGGCATTCCTCCCATCGCACGGCGGGTACTGGATGCGGTGGCGCTGCCGTCGGACCCCGCCTTCCTCGACAGTCCCGTCGAAGGCCTGTCGGGCGGCATGGCCAAGCGGCTGGCCATCGCCCGCGCGCTGGCCATGGATCCCAAGGTCATGTTCTACGACGAGCCGACCACCGGCCTGGACCCCACCAGCGCCACCCAGATTCAGGACTTGATCCTTGCCACCCATCAGGCGGACGGCGGCTTTCGCACCACCGTCATCATCACCCACGACAAGGATCTGTTGCTGCGCCTGGCTCCCCGCGTCGTCATGCTGCATGAAGGACGGGTCTTCTTCGATGGCCCCTTCGCGGGCTTCCACGGCTCCGCCTCGCCGGTCATCCGCCCTTATTTCGACCTGATGCCCGTCCTGCATGGCGGCCCCGGGGGAGCCGTCTGA
- the glmM gene encoding phosphoglucosamine mutase: MTRRLFGTDGIRGTANTEPMTAETALRVGMAAGRHFTRGQHRHRVIIGKDTRLSGYMLEPALQAGFVSMGMDVILVGPMPTPAIAMLTRSMRCDLGVMISASHNPFQDNGIKLFGPDGFKLSDDVEIEIETLMDNGTAEHLAMPAKLGRARRLDDALGRYMEFVKQTFPKGLRLDGLRIVVDCANGAAYKVAPDVLWELGAEVIPLGVEPDGFNINKDCGSTQVGPMCRKVAEVQADLGIALDGDADRVMIADEKGSLIDGDQIMGLIALDWHRTGRLKGGGLVATVMSNLGLENRLKGQGLALHRTQVGDRYVVEQMRAQGQNVGGEQSGHIILGDYSTTGDGLIAALQVLAVLVEQGKPASQVCRIFDPLPQVLRNVRFRTGQPLEDAKVKQAIAVGEQQLAGTGRVLIRKSGTEPLIRVMAEGEDEDRVRAVVDDIVAAVEMVAATA; the protein is encoded by the coding sequence ATGACCAGACGGCTTTTCGGCACCGACGGCATCCGCGGCACCGCCAACACCGAGCCCATGACCGCCGAAACCGCGCTCAGGGTGGGCATGGCGGCGGGCCGCCACTTCACCCGCGGCCAACACCGCCACCGGGTCATCATCGGCAAGGATACCCGCCTGTCGGGCTACATGCTGGAACCTGCCCTGCAGGCCGGCTTCGTGTCCATGGGCATGGACGTGATCCTGGTCGGTCCCATGCCGACCCCGGCCATCGCCATGCTGACCCGCAGCATGCGCTGCGATCTCGGGGTGATGATCTCGGCCTCCCACAATCCCTTCCAGGACAACGGCATCAAGCTGTTCGGCCCCGACGGCTTCAAACTATCGGACGATGTGGAGATCGAAATCGAGACGTTGATGGACAACGGCACCGCCGAGCATCTGGCGATGCCGGCCAAACTGGGCCGCGCCCGCCGCTTGGACGACGCGTTGGGGCGCTATATGGAATTCGTCAAGCAGACCTTTCCCAAGGGTCTGCGCCTGGACGGCCTGCGCATCGTCGTCGACTGCGCCAATGGCGCAGCCTACAAGGTGGCGCCCGACGTGCTCTGGGAACTGGGGGCCGAAGTGATTCCTTTGGGCGTCGAACCCGACGGCTTCAACATCAACAAGGACTGCGGCTCCACCCAGGTCGGTCCGATGTGCCGCAAGGTGGCCGAAGTGCAGGCCGATCTGGGCATCGCGCTGGACGGCGACGCCGACCGGGTGATGATCGCCGACGAAAAGGGCAGCCTGATCGACGGCGACCAGATCATGGGCCTGATCGCACTGGATTGGCACCGGACCGGCCGGCTCAAGGGTGGCGGCCTGGTCGCCACGGTGATGTCGAACCTCGGTCTGGAAAATCGCCTGAAGGGACAGGGCTTGGCCCTGCACCGCACCCAAGTGGGCGACCGCTACGTGGTCGAGCAAATGCGCGCCCAGGGCCAGAATGTGGGCGGCGAGCAATCGGGACATATCATTCTGGGCGACTATTCGACCACCGGCGACGGCCTGATCGCGGCGCTGCAAGTGCTCGCCGTTCTGGTCGAGCAGGGCAAGCCGGCCAGTCAAGTCTGCCGCATCTTCGATCCTTTGCCGCAGGTACTGCGCAACGTCCGCTTCCGCACCGGGCAGCCTCTTGAGGACGCCAAGGTCAAGCAGGCCATCGCGGTCGGCGAGCAACAACTGGCGGGCACCGGCCGGGTGCTGATCCGCAAGTCGGGTACCGAACCTCTGATCCGCGTCATGGCGGAAGGCGAGGACGAAGACCGGGTCCGCGCCGTGGTGGACGACATCGTGGCGGCGGTGGAAATGGTGGCGGCAACCGCATGA
- the thiD gene encoding bifunctional hydroxymethylpyrimidine kinase/phosphomethylpyrimidine kinase produces MKGRVLIVAGSDSGGGAGIQADVKTVTALGGYAMTAITALTAQNTRGVFGIHEVPADFVARQMILVLDDIGADAVKLGMLHRAPVIEAVADVLEARTPGIPLVLDPVMVAKGGALLLQDEAVAALKRRLLPLATLLTPNLPEAEVLAGHSIATPDEAARAAVDLSQANGGRAVLLKGGHLPGTRLVDILAEGGAVIATFEQERIDSGNTHGTGCTLASAIATGLAQGMAVGTAVARARRYVIEAIRTAPGFGHGHGPLNHGHTIRPFTED; encoded by the coding sequence ATGAAGGGACGGGTCCTGATCGTCGCGGGCTCGGATTCCGGAGGCGGTGCCGGCATCCAGGCCGACGTCAAGACGGTGACCGCGCTGGGCGGCTACGCCATGACGGCCATCACCGCCCTGACCGCCCAGAACACCCGGGGCGTGTTCGGCATTCACGAAGTGCCGGCGGATTTCGTCGCCCGGCAGATGATCTTGGTCCTCGACGACATCGGCGCCGACGCCGTTAAGCTGGGCATGCTGCACCGGGCACCGGTGATCGAGGCGGTGGCCGACGTTCTGGAGGCCCGGACGCCCGGCATTCCGCTGGTGCTCGATCCCGTGATGGTGGCCAAGGGCGGAGCCTTGCTGCTTCAGGACGAGGCGGTGGCGGCCCTGAAGCGCCGCCTGCTGCCGCTCGCCACCCTGCTCACGCCCAATCTTCCCGAGGCCGAGGTCCTGGCCGGCCACTCCATCGCCACGCCTGACGAGGCGGCACGGGCCGCCGTCGACCTGTCCCAGGCCAATGGCGGGCGGGCGGTGCTGTTGAAGGGCGGGCATCTGCCCGGAACCCGCCTGGTCGATATCCTGGCCGAAGGGGGGGCGGTGATCGCCACCTTCGAGCAGGAACGCATCGACAGCGGCAATACCCACGGTACCGGCTGCACCCTGGCTTCGGCCATCGCCACCGGTCTCGCCCAGGGAATGGCGGTCGGGACGGCGGTGGCCCGCGCCCGGCGCTACGTGATCGAAGCCATCCGGACCGCCCCCGGTTTCGGCCACGGGCACGGCCCGCTCAATCACGGACATACGATACGCCCCTTCACGGAGGACTGA